One stretch of Streptomyces peucetius DNA includes these proteins:
- a CDS encoding ABC transporter permease: MYDPTVARLTYRAVLGRRRAAILFVLPGLLLLIAAAVRGFNGADDQVAADVLGGFAIATMVPLIGVIAGTGSIGPEIDDGSIVYLLAKPVKRPTIIFTKLIVAIAVTMAFSAVPTFIAGFILNGNGQQVAIAYTVAALVASIAYSALFLLLGTVSRHAVVIGLVYALVWETLFGSLVPGARTLSVQQWSLSLAEKIGGEGLIGSDVGLPTALALLAGVTVAATWYAGQKLRVLKLAGEE; this comes from the coding sequence ATGTACGACCCCACAGTCGCCCGGCTCACCTATCGGGCCGTCCTCGGCAGGCGCCGCGCCGCGATCCTGTTCGTGCTTCCGGGGCTGCTGCTGCTGATCGCGGCCGCCGTACGGGGCTTCAACGGCGCCGACGACCAGGTCGCCGCGGACGTCCTCGGCGGGTTCGCCATCGCCACGATGGTGCCGCTGATCGGAGTCATCGCGGGCACCGGCTCGATCGGCCCGGAGATCGACGACGGCTCCATCGTCTATCTGCTCGCCAAGCCGGTGAAACGGCCGACGATCATCTTCACCAAGCTCATCGTCGCGATCGCCGTGACGATGGCCTTCTCCGCGGTGCCCACGTTCATCGCCGGTTTCATCCTGAACGGCAACGGCCAGCAGGTCGCCATCGCCTACACGGTGGCCGCGCTCGTCGCGTCGATCGCCTACAGCGCGCTGTTCCTGCTGCTCGGCACGGTCAGCAGGCACGCCGTCGTCATCGGACTCGTCTACGCCCTCGTGTGGGAGACGCTCTTCGGCAGCCTCGTGCCGGGCGCCCGCACGCTGAGCGTCCAGCAGTGGTCGCTGTCGCTCGCGGAGAAGATCGGCGGGGAGGGCCTCATCGGCTCCGACGTGGGCCTGCCGACCGCCCTCGCCCTGCTGGCGGGCGTCACGGTCGCCGCGACCTGGTACGCGGGCCAGAAGCTTCGGGTCCTCAAGCTCGCCGGCGAGGAGTGA
- a CDS encoding copper resistance protein CopC — MTATAPRFGRSPVRALLALTVLVGTLLGALLAGAGPASAHAALTGSNPEDGAVVATAPKEVTLTFSEQIAMGDDSIRVLEPSGKRADKAEVRDLGTGGTVTYGVALRPGLPDGTYTVAWQAVSADSHPVSGAFTFSIGAPSKTEVALPEEEAGGGVVGFLYDVARYVAYGGFVLLVGGAAFVLLCWQRGAAVRAVQRLVVQGWAAMTASTLALLLLRGPYTGSGELGDVLDLGALGPVLETKTGAALVSRLLLLGAAALFVAVLFGAFAKREDAGEKKDLTFGLAVGGTVVAAGIAATWALSEHASTGIQSAVAMPVDVLHLLAVAVWLGGLATLLTALHRSPAIERRAVRRFSAAAFTSVVVLAATGLYQSWRQVGSFSALTGTRYGQLLLIKVGLVAVMVGVAWVSRRWTRQLAEVPEAATAKKAEGTTEEEAEEREEGDESVAGSADAAAGPAADPKRAAQLARQQAAVATAERKRNRDADNERSGLRRSVLVETGVAVVLLAVTTVLTSTEPGRTEEQAAKAGDSRAAAEAAGPAELEMPFDTGGENGRGTVRLTLDPALSGGNDLHLWIESPDGKALDAPEVKVSFTLKTKQIGPLPITPDRISAGHWTASTVQIPMPGDWQIKVTVRTSDIDQTTIDENIKIG; from the coding sequence ATGACAGCCACCGCCCCGCGCTTCGGCCGGTCCCCGGTCCGGGCACTGCTCGCCCTGACCGTGCTGGTCGGCACGCTCCTCGGCGCGCTGCTGGCCGGCGCGGGCCCCGCGTCGGCACACGCCGCGCTCACCGGGAGCAATCCGGAGGACGGGGCGGTGGTGGCCACCGCGCCCAAGGAGGTCACCCTCACCTTCTCCGAACAGATCGCCATGGGCGACGACTCGATCCGGGTCCTCGAACCGAGCGGCAAACGCGCCGACAAGGCCGAGGTCCGCGACCTCGGCACCGGCGGCACCGTCACCTACGGCGTCGCCCTGCGCCCCGGTCTGCCGGACGGCACCTACACCGTCGCCTGGCAGGCCGTCTCCGCCGACAGCCATCCCGTCTCCGGAGCCTTCACCTTCTCCATCGGCGCGCCCTCGAAGACCGAGGTCGCGCTGCCCGAGGAGGAGGCCGGCGGCGGGGTCGTCGGCTTCCTCTACGACGTCGCGCGCTACGTCGCGTACGGCGGCTTCGTCCTCCTCGTCGGCGGCGCGGCCTTCGTCCTGCTGTGCTGGCAGCGGGGCGCCGCGGTACGAGCCGTGCAGCGCCTCGTCGTCCAGGGCTGGGCGGCCATGACCGCGTCCACCCTCGCGCTGCTGCTCCTGCGCGGCCCCTACACCGGCTCCGGCGAGCTCGGGGACGTCCTCGACCTCGGCGCGCTGGGGCCGGTCCTCGAGACGAAGACGGGCGCGGCGCTCGTCTCGCGGCTGCTGCTGCTCGGCGCGGCCGCTCTGTTCGTGGCCGTCCTGTTCGGCGCCTTCGCGAAACGTGAGGACGCCGGCGAGAAGAAGGACCTGACCTTCGGGCTGGCCGTCGGCGGCACGGTAGTCGCGGCCGGGATCGCCGCGACCTGGGCACTGTCCGAACACGCCTCGACCGGTATCCAGTCGGCCGTCGCGATGCCCGTCGACGTACTGCACCTGCTGGCCGTGGCGGTCTGGCTCGGCGGCCTGGCCACCCTGCTGACCGCCCTCCACCGGTCACCGGCGATCGAACGCCGGGCGGTCCGGCGGTTCTCCGCCGCCGCCTTCACCAGCGTGGTCGTGCTCGCCGCGACCGGGCTCTACCAGTCCTGGCGGCAGGTCGGCTCGTTCTCGGCGCTGACCGGCACCCGGTACGGGCAGCTGCTGCTGATCAAGGTGGGGCTGGTCGCCGTCATGGTCGGCGTGGCCTGGGTCTCGCGTCGCTGGACCAGGCAGCTCGCCGAGGTCCCGGAGGCCGCCACCGCGAAGAAGGCGGAGGGAACCACGGAGGAAGAGGCGGAAGAGAGGGAAGAGGGGGACGAGTCGGTCGCGGGCTCCGCCGACGCCGCCGCCGGCCCTGCCGCCGACCCGAAGCGCGCGGCCCAACTCGCCCGGCAGCAGGCCGCCGTGGCGACCGCCGAACGCAAGCGGAACCGTGACGCGGACAACGAGCGTTCCGGACTGCGGCGTTCCGTGCTGGTGGAGACCGGTGTCGCCGTGGTCCTGCTGGCCGTGACGACCGTGCTCACGTCCACCGAGCCGGGCCGTACGGAGGAGCAGGCCGCCAAGGCCGGTGACTCCCGGGCCGCCGCGGAGGCTGCAGGGCCGGCGGAGCTCGAGATGCCGTTCGACACCGGCGGCGAGAACGGCAGGGGAACCGTGCGGCTCACCCTCGACCCGGCGCTGTCCGGCGGCAACGACCTGCACCTGTGGATCGAGTCACCGGACGGCAAGGCGCTGGACGCCCCGGAGGTGAAGGTCTCCTTCACCCTGAAGACCAAGCAGATCGGCCCGCTGCCCATCACCCCCGACCGCATCAGCGCGGGACACTGGACCGCGAGCACCGTCCAGATCCCGATGCCGGGCGACTGGCAGATCAAGGTGACCGTGCGGACCTCGGACATCGACCAGACGACCATCGACGAGAACATCAAGATCGGCTGA
- a CDS encoding copper chaperone PCu(A)C: MRRRTPLAAVTAVALGAGLALAGCSAGDGPELKVSGAFMPQPVGDMAAGFLTVENDGDGADELTSVTSTISDDITIHETKNQKMREVKSFGIPAGGELDLERGGSHIMFMALKQQPKQGDTVSIELHFEKSDPIKVELPVKETTHNPQKH; encoded by the coding sequence GTGAGGCGACGCACCCCGCTCGCCGCGGTCACAGCGGTCGCGCTCGGCGCCGGCCTCGCGCTGGCGGGCTGCTCGGCCGGCGACGGGCCCGAATTGAAGGTCAGCGGCGCGTTCATGCCCCAGCCCGTCGGCGACATGGCGGCCGGTTTCCTGACCGTCGAGAACGACGGCGACGGCGCGGACGAGCTCACCTCGGTCACCAGCACCATCTCCGACGACATCACGATCCACGAGACGAAGAACCAGAAGATGCGGGAGGTGAAGTCCTTCGGCATCCCGGCCGGCGGCGAGCTCGACCTCGAACGCGGTGGCAGTCACATCATGTTCATGGCGCTCAAGCAGCAGCCGAAGCAGGGCGACACGGTCTCCATCGAGCTGCACTTCGAGAAGTCGGACCCCATCAAGGTCGAACTTCCCGTGAAGGAGACCACCCACAACCCGCAGAAGCACTGA
- the serS gene encoding serine--tRNA ligase — translation MIDLRLLREDPDRVRASQRARGEDVGLVDALLSADERRRSSGLSFDELRSEQKSLGKLIPKATPEERAELLKKAEQLKADVKAAEAEQNDADEETRRLLLQLGNIVHEDVPVGGEEDFVVLETHGTIRDFGAEGFTPKDHLELGEALGAIDVERGAKVSGSRFYYLTGVGALLELALVNAAIAQATEAGFVPMLTPALVRPRAMEGTGFLGQAAENVYHLEKDDYYLVGTSEVPLAAYHMDEILDADKLPLRYAGFSPCFRREAGTYGKDTRGIFRVHQFDKVEMFSYVAPDDAEAEHKRLLEWEKQWLTGLELPFQVIDVATADLGSSASRKYDCEAWIPTQGKYRELTSASNCDSFQARRLSVRMRDGKKVQPLATLNGTLCAVPRTIVAILENHQLADGSVRVPEVLRPYLGGREVLEPISK, via the coding sequence GTGATTGACCTTCGCCTGCTTCGTGAGGACCCAGACCGTGTTCGCGCCTCCCAGCGCGCCCGTGGAGAGGACGTCGGCCTCGTCGACGCCCTGCTCTCCGCCGACGAGCGGCGAAGGTCCTCGGGCCTCAGCTTCGACGAACTGCGCTCCGAGCAGAAGTCGCTCGGCAAGCTGATCCCCAAGGCCACCCCCGAAGAGCGGGCCGAGCTGCTCAAGAAGGCCGAGCAGCTCAAGGCCGACGTCAAGGCGGCCGAGGCCGAGCAGAACGACGCGGACGAAGAGACCCGTCGGCTGCTGCTCCAGCTCGGCAACATCGTGCACGAGGACGTCCCGGTCGGCGGCGAGGAGGACTTCGTCGTCCTCGAGACGCACGGCACGATCCGCGACTTCGGCGCGGAGGGCTTCACGCCCAAGGACCACCTGGAGCTCGGCGAGGCGCTGGGCGCCATCGACGTCGAGCGCGGCGCGAAGGTGTCCGGCTCCCGCTTCTACTACCTCACCGGCGTCGGCGCGCTCCTCGAGCTCGCCCTCGTCAACGCCGCGATCGCGCAGGCCACCGAGGCCGGCTTCGTCCCGATGCTGACCCCGGCGCTGGTCCGCCCCCGCGCGATGGAGGGCACCGGCTTCCTCGGCCAGGCCGCGGAGAACGTCTACCACCTCGAGAAGGACGACTACTACCTGGTCGGCACCTCCGAGGTCCCGCTCGCCGCGTACCACATGGACGAGATCCTCGACGCCGACAAGCTGCCGCTGCGGTACGCGGGCTTCTCGCCCTGCTTCCGCCGCGAGGCCGGTACCTACGGCAAGGACACCCGCGGCATCTTCCGCGTCCACCAGTTCGACAAGGTCGAGATGTTCTCGTACGTCGCGCCGGACGACGCGGAGGCCGAGCACAAGCGGCTGCTGGAGTGGGAGAAGCAGTGGCTGACCGGCCTGGAGCTGCCGTTCCAGGTGATCGACGTGGCCACGGCCGACCTCGGTTCCTCGGCTTCGCGCAAGTACGACTGCGAGGCGTGGATCCCGACCCAGGGCAAGTACCGCGAACTGACCTCCGCGTCGAACTGCGACAGCTTCCAGGCGCGCCGCCTGTCCGTGCGCATGCGCGACGGAAAGAAGGTGCAGCCGCTGGCGACGCTGAACGGCACCCTGTGCGCCGTGCCGCGCACCATCGTGGCCATCCTGGAGAACCACCAGCTGGCCGACGGCTCGGTGCGGGTCCCCGAGGTGCTCCGTCCCTACCTGGGCGGCCGTGAAGTGCTGGAGCCGATCTCCAAGTGA
- a CDS encoding HAD family hydrolase, with product MSTAPLPYRLVATDLDGTLLRTDDTVSERTRDALTVVAAAGAAHIVVTGRGVPWTKYILDDLGYDGLAVCGQGAQVYHAGEHRLLTSVTLDRQLAGIALAKIEAEVGPLLLAASRDGLEGDVLVGSGYQVHDGPLPYVPMHDPADLWAAPLTKVYIQHPTLGDDELAQAARATVGNLVDVVMAGAGVVEILPLGLSKATGLSLAARRLGLKAADTIAFGDMPNDIPMFGWAAHGVAMANAHDELKAVAHEITASNDDDGIAVVLEHLLAG from the coding sequence GTGAGCACCGCCCCCCTCCCGTACCGGCTCGTCGCCACGGATCTCGACGGAACGCTTCTGCGTACCGACGACACGGTCTCGGAGCGCACCCGCGACGCGCTCACGGTGGTCGCCGCGGCCGGCGCCGCGCACATCGTCGTCACCGGGCGCGGTGTGCCGTGGACGAAGTACATACTGGACGACCTCGGCTACGACGGTCTGGCCGTGTGCGGGCAGGGGGCGCAGGTCTACCACGCGGGTGAGCACCGGCTGCTGACGTCCGTCACCCTCGACCGGCAGCTGGCCGGCATCGCCCTGGCCAAGATCGAGGCGGAGGTCGGCCCGCTGCTGCTCGCCGCCAGCCGTGACGGACTGGAGGGCGATGTGCTGGTCGGCTCCGGCTACCAGGTGCACGACGGTCCACTGCCCTATGTGCCGATGCACGATCCGGCCGACCTGTGGGCCGCCCCGCTGACCAAGGTGTACATACAGCACCCGACGCTCGGGGACGACGAACTGGCGCAGGCTGCCAGAGCGACGGTCGGCAATCTCGTGGACGTGGTCATGGCCGGCGCGGGCGTCGTGGAGATCCTGCCGCTGGGCCTGAGCAAGGCCACGGGCCTGTCACTGGCCGCCCGTAGGCTGGGGCTGAAGGCGGCGGACACGATCGCCTTCGGCGACATGCCCAACGACATCCCGATGTTCGGCTGGGCTGCGCACGGTGTGGCGATGGCGAACGCGCACGACGAACTCAAGGCCGTGGCACACGAGATCACCGCGTCGAACGACGACGACGGGATCGCGGTGGTGCTGGAGCACCTGCTCGCGGGCTGA
- a CDS encoding ABC transporter ATP-binding protein, protein MTTISIDNTSRWFGNVVAVNDVTMTVGPGVTGLLGPNGAGKSTLINMMGGFLAPSNGTVTLDGAPIWRNESVYRQIGVVPEREAMYDFLTGREFVVANAELHGLGAKEARKALATVEMEPAQDRKISTYSKGMRQRVKMASALVHEPSVLLLDEPFNGMDPRQRMQLMDLLRRMGAEGRTVLFSSHILEEVEQLASHIEVIVAGRHAASGDFRRIRRLMTDRPHRYLVRSSDDRALAAALIADPSTAGIEVDLAEGALRIQAVDFGRFTELLPKVAREHSIRLLTVSPSDESLESVFSYLVAA, encoded by the coding sequence GTGACCACGATCAGCATTGACAACACCTCACGGTGGTTCGGCAACGTCGTCGCCGTCAACGACGTGACGATGACCGTCGGCCCCGGCGTCACCGGACTGCTCGGCCCCAACGGAGCCGGCAAGTCGACGCTCATCAACATGATGGGCGGCTTCCTGGCCCCTTCCAACGGCACCGTCACCCTCGACGGCGCGCCGATCTGGCGCAACGAGTCGGTCTACCGGCAGATCGGCGTCGTCCCGGAGCGGGAGGCGATGTACGACTTCCTCACCGGCCGCGAGTTCGTCGTCGCCAACGCCGAACTGCACGGCCTGGGCGCCAAGGAGGCCCGGAAGGCGCTGGCCACCGTCGAGATGGAGCCCGCGCAGGACCGCAAGATCTCCACGTACAGCAAGGGCATGCGCCAGCGCGTAAAGATGGCGTCCGCCCTGGTGCACGAGCCGTCCGTGCTGCTCCTGGATGAACCGTTCAACGGCATGGACCCGCGCCAGCGGATGCAGCTGATGGACCTGCTGCGGCGGATGGGCGCCGAAGGCCGCACCGTCCTGTTCTCCTCCCACATCCTGGAGGAGGTGGAGCAACTCGCTTCCCACATCGAGGTGATCGTCGCCGGGCGCCACGCGGCCAGCGGCGACTTCCGCCGTATCCGCCGGCTGATGACGGACCGGCCTCACCGCTATCTCGTACGGTCCAGCGACGACCGGGCGCTCGCCGCGGCCCTGATCGCCGACCCGTCGACCGCCGGGATCGAGGTCGACCTGGCGGAGGGCGCACTGCGCATCCAGGCCGTCGACTTCGGACGGTTCACCGAACTGCTGCCGAAGGTCGCCCGCGAACACTCCATCCGGCTGCTCACGGTCTCGCCCTCGGACGAGTCCCTCGAGTCGGTCTTCTCCTACCTCGTAGCGGCCTGA
- the pheA gene encoding prephenate dehydratase — MSATRFTYLGPEGTFTEAALRTLPEAATRELVPMVSVPTALDAVRAGEAAAALVPIENSVEGGVTATLDELASGEPLMIYREVLLPIAFALLVRPGTTLSEVKTVTGHPVAQPQVRNWLRAHLPDAVWESAASNADGARLVQEGRFDAAFAGEFAAATYGLVPLVTEIHDAENAETRFVLVGRPARPAAPTGADKTSVVIWLGDDHPGALLELLQEFAVRGVNLMLIQSRPTGAGIGNYCFAVDAEGHISDRRVGEALMGLKRICPKVRFLGSYPRAGVTAEDVRPLRAGTSDPDFTAASDWLARCQDGRA; from the coding sequence ATGTCGGCCACGCGCTTCACCTATCTCGGTCCCGAGGGCACCTTCACCGAAGCCGCCCTGCGCACGCTCCCGGAAGCCGCCACCCGGGAGCTCGTCCCGATGGTCTCCGTGCCGACGGCGCTCGACGCCGTACGGGCCGGGGAGGCCGCGGCCGCTCTCGTACCGATCGAGAACTCGGTGGAGGGCGGTGTCACCGCCACGCTCGACGAGCTGGCGTCCGGCGAGCCGCTGATGATCTACCGCGAGGTGCTGCTCCCCATCGCCTTCGCGCTGCTGGTGCGCCCGGGGACCACGCTCTCCGAGGTGAAGACGGTGACCGGTCATCCGGTCGCCCAGCCGCAGGTGCGGAACTGGCTGCGCGCGCACCTGCCGGACGCCGTGTGGGAGTCGGCCGCCTCGAACGCCGACGGGGCCAGGCTGGTGCAGGAGGGCCGCTTCGACGCCGCGTTCGCGGGCGAGTTCGCCGCGGCCACGTACGGGCTGGTGCCCCTGGTGACCGAGATCCACGACGCGGAGAACGCGGAGACGCGCTTCGTCCTGGTGGGACGGCCGGCCAGGCCAGCGGCGCCGACCGGGGCGGACAAGACGTCCGTCGTCATCTGGCTGGGCGACGACCACCCGGGCGCGCTGCTGGAGCTCCTGCAGGAGTTCGCGGTGCGCGGGGTGAACCTGATGCTCATCCAGTCCCGGCCGACGGGCGCCGGTATCGGCAACTACTGCTTCGCGGTCGATGCCGAAGGGCATATCTCGGACCGGCGTGTGGGCGAGGCGTTGATGGGCCTGAAGCGGATCTGTCCGAAGGTGCGTTTCCTCGGTTCCTATCCCAGGGCCGGGGTCACGGCGGAGGATGTGCGGCCGCTGCGGGCGGGGACGTCGGACCCGGACTTCACGGCCGCCTCGGACTGGCTGGCGCGTTGCCAGGACGGCCGCGCCTGA
- a CDS encoding SCO family protein: MHNPKSDGEPRRSRRAPLIVTLAVTAAFAAVAGVAVSQNNDGDTGSPVVQASAEAKTEPSTVLSRPFTKPDLVLTDTSGKEYDLRKETKGRPTLIYFGYTHCPDVCPLTMSNLAIAKKQLPEADQEKLQVVFVTTDPERDTPAELGKWLPSAGDPSFVGLTGDFATIQAGARQIGIGIDAPKKEKDGTVVSMHGAQVVAFSPKTDQGYVLYGEDTTADEWAADLPKLIKGEKP; encoded by the coding sequence ATGCACAACCCCAAGAGCGACGGGGAGCCCCGCCGCAGCCGGCGAGCGCCGCTGATCGTGACGCTCGCCGTCACGGCCGCGTTCGCCGCCGTGGCGGGTGTCGCCGTCTCCCAGAACAACGACGGCGACACCGGCAGCCCCGTCGTCCAGGCCTCCGCCGAGGCGAAGACCGAGCCCTCGACCGTGCTCAGCCGGCCGTTCACCAAGCCGGACCTGGTGCTGACCGACACCAGCGGCAAGGAGTACGACCTGCGCAAGGAGACCAAGGGCAGGCCCACGCTGATCTACTTCGGCTACACGCACTGCCCCGACGTCTGTCCCCTGACGATGAGCAACCTCGCCATCGCGAAGAAGCAGCTGCCCGAGGCCGACCAGGAGAAGCTCCAGGTCGTCTTCGTCACCACCGACCCCGAGCGGGACACCCCGGCCGAGCTCGGCAAGTGGCTGCCCAGCGCGGGCGACCCGTCCTTCGTCGGACTGACCGGTGACTTCGCGACCATCCAGGCGGGCGCGCGGCAGATCGGCATCGGCATCGACGCCCCGAAGAAGGAGAAGGACGGCACCGTCGTGTCCATGCACGGCGCCCAGGTCGTCGCCTTCTCCCCGAAGACCGACCAGGGCTACGTCCTCTACGGCGAGGACACCACCGCCGACGAATGGGCCGCGGACCTCCCGAAGCTGATCAAGGGCGAGAAGCCGTGA
- the efeB gene encoding iron uptake transporter deferrochelatase/peroxidase subunit yields MTTADDAPDDGISRRRLLSTAGAAGATGLLLGAAGGATAYAVAEEDPAELATVGSTSVAFHDRPHQAGITEPQQAHGHLVAFDLAPGAGRKEAAALMRRWSVLAGELMAGRPAGDGDTGVALDAGPSSLTVTFGFGRSFFDRTSLVAQRPAGLDPLPSFSSDHLDARRSNGDLWVQIGANDALVAFHALRAVQKAAGGAAGVRWQMNGFNRSPGATAQPMTARNLMGQIDGTGNPKPSEPDFDQRVFVPSGGEHPWLEGGSYAVVRRIRMLLDDWEKLSLHKQERVIGRRKSDGAPLTGGTETTELALDATGPDGRLVIPDNAHARISAPEQNGGAAMLRRPFSFHDGIGPDGTPDAGLLFVCWQADPLRGFVPVQRKLDRGDALSPFIRHEASGLFAVPGAPRKGEYVGQGLLEA; encoded by the coding sequence GTGACCACTGCGGACGACGCACCCGACGACGGCATCTCCAGGCGACGGCTGCTCAGCACCGCGGGCGCCGCCGGCGCGACCGGTCTGCTGCTGGGGGCGGCGGGCGGTGCCACGGCGTACGCGGTGGCGGAGGAGGACCCGGCGGAACTGGCCACCGTGGGGTCCACCAGCGTCGCGTTCCACGACCGCCCGCACCAGGCCGGCATCACGGAGCCGCAGCAGGCGCACGGGCATCTCGTCGCCTTCGACCTCGCGCCCGGCGCCGGGCGCAAGGAAGCCGCCGCGCTGATGCGGCGCTGGTCGGTGCTGGCGGGCGAACTGATGGCGGGCAGGCCGGCGGGCGACGGTGACACCGGCGTGGCGCTCGACGCCGGGCCGTCCTCGCTGACCGTCACCTTCGGTTTCGGCCGCTCCTTCTTCGACCGCACGTCCCTGGTGGCGCAACGCCCGGCCGGCCTCGACCCGCTGCCGTCGTTCTCCTCCGACCACCTGGACGCCAGGCGGTCGAACGGCGATCTGTGGGTGCAGATCGGCGCGAACGACGCGCTCGTCGCCTTCCACGCGCTGCGGGCGGTCCAGAAGGCGGCGGGCGGGGCGGCCGGGGTCCGCTGGCAGATGAACGGCTTCAACCGCTCACCGGGCGCCACCGCGCAGCCGATGACCGCACGCAACCTGATGGGCCAGATCGACGGCACCGGAAATCCGAAGCCGTCGGAGCCCGATTTCGACCAGCGCGTCTTCGTACCGTCCGGCGGGGAGCACCCCTGGCTCGAAGGCGGGTCCTACGCGGTCGTACGCCGCATCCGGATGCTGCTCGACGACTGGGAGAAGCTCTCCCTGCACAAGCAGGAGCGGGTCATCGGCCGGCGGAAGTCCGACGGCGCCCCGCTGACGGGCGGCACCGAGACGACCGAGCTCGCGCTCGACGCGACCGGACCCGACGGAAGGCTCGTCATTCCCGACAACGCGCACGCCCGTATCTCCGCACCCGAGCAGAACGGCGGCGCCGCGATGCTGCGGCGGCCCTTCTCCTTCCACGACGGGATCGGCCCCGACGGCACGCCCGACGCCGGCCTCCTTTTCGTCTGCTGGCAGGCCGATCCGCTGCGCGGCTTCGTACCGGTGCAGCGCAAACTGGACCGAGGGGACGCGCTCTCCCCGTTCATCCGGCACGAGGCGAGCGGGCTCTTCGCGGTCCCGGGCGCGCCCAGGAAGGGCGAGTACGTGGGGCAGGGTCTGCTGGAAGCATGA
- a CDS encoding ABC transporter permease — protein sequence MSTHTHDGRTPEATRIHNIGYRHYDGPRLGRAYARRSLYSQSLRGAYGLGRSAKSKVLPMILLGIMCLVAAIIVAVAVATPNMTDLPLKYTRYAIVMQALIALFLAAQAPQSVSRDLRFKSVPLYFSRPIERADYVLAKFAAMASAVFLLTATPLVILYLGAMLAEFDFADQTKGFAQGMVSVALLSVLFGGIGLVLAAFTPRRGFGVAAVIATMTITYGAVSTVQAIAWETGSPGAIQWLGLFSPVTLVDGVQTAFLGATSAFPGGEGPGTGAGVVYLLVVLALVAGSYGVLMRRYRKVGL from the coding sequence ATGAGCACCCACACGCACGACGGCCGGACGCCGGAGGCGACGCGGATCCACAACATCGGGTACCGCCACTACGACGGGCCCCGCCTCGGCCGCGCCTACGCGCGCCGCTCCCTCTACTCGCAGTCGCTGCGCGGCGCCTACGGACTCGGCCGCTCGGCCAAGTCCAAGGTGCTGCCGATGATCCTGCTCGGCATCATGTGCCTGGTCGCGGCGATCATCGTGGCCGTGGCGGTCGCCACGCCCAACATGACCGACCTGCCGCTGAAGTACACGCGGTACGCGATCGTCATGCAGGCGCTGATCGCCCTGTTCCTGGCGGCGCAGGCGCCGCAGTCGGTCTCCCGCGACCTGCGGTTCAAATCCGTGCCGCTGTACTTCTCCCGGCCCATCGAACGCGCCGACTACGTCCTCGCCAAGTTCGCGGCCATGGCGTCCGCCGTCTTCCTGCTGACGGCGACACCGCTGGTGATCCTCTATCTCGGCGCGATGCTGGCCGAGTTCGACTTCGCCGACCAGACGAAGGGCTTCGCGCAGGGCATGGTGTCGGTGGCGCTGCTGTCCGTCCTCTTCGGCGGCATCGGGCTCGTCCTTGCCGCGTTCACACCGCGACGCGGCTTCGGCGTCGCAGCGGTCATCGCGACCATGACCATCACCTACGGCGCGGTCTCCACCGTCCAGGCCATCGCCTGGGAGACCGGCTCGCCCGGTGCCATCCAGTGGCTTGGCCTGTTCTCCCCGGTCACGCTCGTCGACGGGGTGCAGACCGCCTTCCTCGGCGCCACCTCGGCCTTCCCCGGCGGCGAGGGCCCGGGCACCGGTGCCGGCGTGGTCTATCTGCTCGTCGTCCTCGCGCTCGTCGCCGGTTCGTACGGCGTCCTCATGCGCCGCTACCGAAAGGTCGGGCTGTGA